DNA sequence from the Sphingomonas taxi genome:
GTTCGCGCTGGGCTCCGGTCCGGTGAAGGGCTTCGCGGTCGTGCTACTGATCGGCATCGCCACCTCGGTCTTCACCGCCGTCACCTTCACGCGCATGCTCGTCGCGCAGTGGATCCGGCGCGAGAAGCCCAAGACGATCAACATCTGAGGCGAAAGGCCAAGACATGCGCCTCCTGAAAATCGTACCCGACAACACCAACATCGACTTCGTCCGGCTGCGCGGCCTCGCCTTCGGGCTGACGCTGCTGTTGAGCGTGATCGCGGTCGGGCTGACCGTCTACAAAGGCCTCAACTTCGGCGTCGACTTCGTCGGCGGCCTGATGATCGAGGAGAAGTTCGCCAGCCCGCCCGATCAGAACAAGGTACGTTCGGTGATCGACGGCCTCGGCGTCGGCGAAGCCGCGTTGCAGCAGCAGGGCGGTCCGCAGACGCTGATCATCCGCCTGCCCGTGCAGGAAGGTGCGGACGAAGGTGCGACCAACGCCGTCGTGAAGAAGGTGGAAACCGCGCTGGCACGCGCCTTCCCCGGGGCGACGTTCAGCCGTTATTCGACCGTGTCCGGCAAGGTGTCCGGCGAGCTGATCCGCAACGGCGTGCTTGCCGTCGTGCTCGCGGTGCTCGGCATCGGCCTGTTCGCGATCCTGCGCTTCGAATGGCAGTTCGGCGTTTCCACCATCGT
Encoded proteins:
- the secF gene encoding protein translocase subunit SecF, yielding MRLLKIVPDNTNIDFVRLRGLAFGLTLLLSVIAVGLTVYKGLNFGVDFVGGLMIEEKFASPPDQNKVRSVIDGLGVGEAALQQQGGPQTLIIRLPVQEGADEGATNAVVKKVETALARAFPGATFSRYSTVSGKVSGELIRNGVLAVVLAVLGIGLFAILRFEWQFGVSTIVAIVHDLLMTVGFFALSRFEFDLNIIAAVLTIIGYSINDKIVIDDRIRENMRRYRKMDMREIINLSVNETLPRTVMTSVTILLALVAMLLLGGHVLRGFTAAMILGIVVGTYSSIYVSSSLLITLGLRAEPTGGDKPTRGVADNAERVGPREG